In Cryptococcus neoformans var. neoformans B-3501A chromosome 3, whole genome shotgun sequence, the DNA window GATAGCGTCAAAGGGTTTAAGTGAGTATCCCATAGGCGGTCGGATGCGTCTCGAGATATTGCGTCGGGATCGCTTGGGGCGCACAGAATGCACCACTTGGATATAGCTAATGATTTCGTCAGCCGCATACCTAAAACTAGGTAGGGACCCACTTTTGCACACGAATCTGAACAGAGTCATTGCGAGATAATCGAAGCCTAGGAGTGCCTTGGGCAGCGGAGGATGCTGTTTCGTTGGAAAACTCGgccttttgctttttcttcgcATAATTATTTGCGTCAGAGATACACTCGCTATCACTTTCGCCAACACGTTTGCGAGGCGATCTATTTCCTAAAACCATAGTTACCGGCCGAAGCGGACCGCGCTTGGTGGGGCTTTCTTCCAAATCGCCGGGCCAGTCATCACTCCAAagttcatcttctccttcttccgaatGGTTAACTGCCGGACGATCAGGGGCTTTATTGAGTGATTCCGGTACTTTGATGTCATTCTGCAcactttcttttctcaaCAGGCCAATAGCAGAAGGACTGTGAGTGGAAGGTGAATGGGCAGGAGGCGTGAGGTTTGCTGCCTGTCCGTTAGAAACTGGATCGGGCAAACCAACTTTATATATATGTGACCTGCCCTTCCCATAAATTCTTTTTCCTGACATTGGCGTGGCCTTAACAACAGAAGTCGATGCATTGCGTAAGAGGATCTCTGACGTTTTTTCAACGCGGCCGACTTTAATCTGGGAAGGCGACTCCTCATCCACTGTAGTATTATGTGCCACGAGCTCTGAAGGAGTGTTGAGTGAAGGCCGAATTTGGCTTCGACGATGTGATCTTAAAGGTGCAGCCGACTGAGTATTTGCTGCCGGGATATAAGAGAAAGGATCACGCCATTTACTAGACGAGGATACGCTTCCTGATAGGTCAAGGTCGAGGGGTTGGATCGGTTGTAAATTACCgtcaccttcttctctttcttgctCTTGTATTTCCTCCTCACCCTCGCCGTCGCTAATCATATAAAGTTTACCTTCAACCGGCCGAATGCGCGATCGCCGAGTGATAGGGCGTTTTACAGGCGACGGCTCATCTTCATAGCTCAGTTCTTCAACTTGATGACCAGTCTCAGAAGTGTCAGCCGTTTGGGTTGAAGAGCTGATGGGGACAACCATTGGCCCTTGGTGAGCTGCGATGCAATTTGGAGGTTGAAAGACGCCGGCATGTGATAGAGACTGTGGCGGTAGCGCAAGACTTTTAATGCGAAATGGGTCTCCAATAGCTCCGGAAGGTGGAGTGTAGCCTTGGGTCCTAAAAAAATGATTATCTTTGCAACCACTAGTGCCTTTGTTGTTGACGAGGTTTTGCAAATGAGGAGTCCTTAGATCTGTGGCTGGTAgggaagctgaagaagatgatgacgacgatggTAGAGAGAGGTGCCGTCTCTTATATGAACCAATCATTGGAGTGGCAGTAGTGACAGTCACGTGAGATTTGACTGCATTTTTACCGGTTTTTGGGCCTTGCTGTGGAAGGATGCTATGCTCTGCTGTGGAAGGTGACTCCCGCCAGAATCCGCGATCATCATAACCTCCTTGCTCAGGGACGTCCAGGCTCGCCGTTCTAGGTTTGCTGATGTCAACTACACTCAGTTGCCTAGCAAGCGTAGAGGCAGGAATAAAGTTGGAAAGGTTTTTCTTGCCATCCTCTGTAGGGTTTGATTGGAGCACCTGATCATGAGCTACAGTGGCAGCTTTGTGACGAGGCTGGACAGGCTGTGTCCGTGCGGCGAGGCGTGCAGATGATCGGGTTACTTTCTGTGCGACAGCTGGAAGTTGTTGCGATATGGCTTTCGATTGCTGATCTTCCTCACAGTGAGTATCGTGTCTTTTACAGGACTTGATATCCTGCGATTACTCACTCGTTCTCTTGAAAGTCTGTGTCTTTCTGACACTGGTCCCCTTGCTTCTGCCTTTTGTAGTACTTGATCGGATTGACCTGGCCATCGCGTAGTCATATATGGGGAATTTGAGGGGATACAGGCCAAGGCTTTTATCTGGTCAGTTGGAAATAGTCAATAGCGTCTGTCAACATATTTCTGTCAGCCTGCTTCTGGAGCCGCGTCTATAGACATCATGACACGGCGTGCGGCCTTGCTTACCACTGCTGTCAGGAGGCCATGTATAGTGCTTATTGCCATATATCTGAGGTGTTATAAGCTATGCAGGTATAGCGTGGAAATGTCCTGTTGTAGCAATGGGATGGGCAGTAgtaagaagagaaaagaagagaagaagaagcaaagcCAGGTGGCCAACAAATAATGACGCGACTTGGATGTCGGAGTGACTGCTCTTCATTCAGGCTTCTTCGCTCTCTTGAAATCACATCTCCACACAGCCACATCTCTATCACTCAAATCTCTAATACTCcatccctttccacccCAGTCGACACTAGCATTCACTCACGCAATGATCGTCAAAGTCAAGGTAAGCCTGGCCCGTTGTCAGGGCAGTTCTCAGAGGTGCTGACAAACTTGCTCAGACACTTACCGGCAAGGAGGTGAGAACAGTTTACATAAATCTAGGAAGGCATTGTGGACAGTGTATCTGACGCTGCTTGCTAACAGGTTGACATTGACGTGCAACCGGACATGACGGTAAGCCCCAGCGTCACCGAGCAATATCATCTTCCCGTACTGACCCGAACAACTTTTTTTACCTCGACCACTTACAGATCAGCAAGGTGAAAGAACGggttgaagaaaaggctgGTATTCCTCCTGTGCAGCAACGATTGATCTTCGGTGGCAAGGCTATGTGAGTCCATGTTCGCTCTGCGTCTGTTATAGTTATGCGGGGGAACtattctcctttttctccagATTATTGACGGTGTCTATCTAGGGGAGACGACAAAACTATCCAAGACTACAAAATACAAGCAGGCGCTGCCATCCATCTAGTCCTTGCTTTGCGTGGAGGGCGAACATTGAACGGAAATTAAAGCGAAAGAAGGTAGCCGACGACCCTATGCATATTTTTGGGCGCTCCAAATTGTAACGTCTTCAAGCGTTTGTCAGATATCCGTTTATATTTGAACTGCGGATGTGCTGGGTGTACAAGTACTGTTACGGTGCATAGCAGGGATGAAAATGAGTGAAATAGATAAGCGGATAAGCGGAAGATAATTTGACTCGCGATGATGATCTGAATATTGGTGATTCGCGAGAAGAGATTTGTTAGTCGGGAGTTGCGCTCGCTGGCATCGACGTATTTCCTCTTTTTAGCTGCTTTCTAGAACAGTGTCTCTATAATATACTCCTATGAAGCCCCCAATCCGTCCCCAAGTCACATTGCGTAGCTTAAAGCGCACCCCAAAGCCCACCCCCGTCGTATGTGTAAGTCCTGCCCACTTCTTTGTCGGGGCAATGACTAACAACCGAATCTAGCACGTTCGACAGCGACATCATGAATCCAAGATTCTACAGGAAatcaaagatgaagacaaTGTGCGTCTGCAATTTTGTAAAGATGCAGTTTATGTATGCTGACAGGGAGTTCCGGGAAGGCATTCATCTTATCAATCTTGcaagcttctccttcagccAGAGACTCTCGTTCTTATCTGTCTTCATttgctcctcctcagcCTGTCGACATTGCTACTGCAACCCCCGCCGCCACCCCATCAGACGGTGCCCAACCTCCTGCCCAAAACCCTCTTGTCAATGCCCTTCTCAATCCTATTCTTCGTCGGCCTGCCCTTGTCAAAATTCAAGGTCCATTTACCGACGCGCAACTTGAATCCATTTGCCGCGGCATGGCGCATCTTCAAAAATTAGGACTCGTTTCTGTCATCGTCGTTGACCGTGATGACTTGCCGTCTACGGAATCTTCCGACCGTTACGAAGCACAGAGACAAAGGGCGATTGTCAGGCATGAAGTCGAAAGGGTTGTGCATTTCCTCTCAAGGCATAGGGCAGCTGCCAGACCAGTCTTTTCAACTGTTGCAAGGATCGCAGACCCTGAGCTGGAGCCAGAGGAGGCACAAAAGGGTGTatttgttgaagaggaaggactTGATCACGTGCGGAGGGCCGTGGGTGAGGGCGAAATTCCCGTATTACTGCCCGTCGCACTCGACTCTGGCTGTCGTTCCCGGAGGATCCCAGCCAACAGAGTGCTTTTGGCTCTTGCTTCTGCAATGTCAACACACACTTCCAGCCCCGTGGACCTTACTCCGAGGAGGTTACTGGTGATCAATCGTGAAGGCGGTATCCCTTCTTATGCTCGACAAGGTCTGCCACACTTATATATCAATCTCGCGTCCGAGTTTTCCTATATCAACCGTACATTTCAACCCCAATGGAATGATTCCCATCCTACTGCCTTGTCAAACCTCTTTCTCGCCAATGGCTGCCTCGCCCACATGCCTCGTGAAGCGTCTGCTTTGATCGTCTCCCATCGATCTCCCGCAGCCTTGATTGCGAATTTAATCACCAACAAGCCCGCACACTCTGCTTCTTTGCCTCATGCCCTGCTTGTCGAGTCTGAGGGTCGTATCACTCGTGATACACCAACACTCATCCGTAAGGGCCTTCCAGTTCGCGTCTTGCGCAGCATGGAAGAAGTCGACCAAGACAAGCTCACACATCTGCTTGAAACCTCTTTCAAACGCACACTTGATCGCGAAGGGTTCTACAACCGTTTAAAGAATGATCTTGACTTTGTGATTGTGATTGGCGATTATGCCGGTGCTGCTGTTTGTACCCTTGAAGGCAAACCCGTTTCTGATTCATTCGCTTACCCCCCAAATCATCCCGAACCTATATGCTACCTTGACAAATTTGCCGTTCATCCTTCACACCAAGGCGATGGTACAGTTGATTTCTTGTGGGTCGCTCTTCGTGATGAGACGTACGGTCTCGGTCAGTTGGATGCTTCAAACCCGTCTATCGGTTCGTTGAGAGGTGTCGGCAGGGGTAGAGATCTTGTCTGGAGGAGCAGAAGTGATAATCCCGTCAACAAATGGTATTACGAGAGGTCAAGTGGCTTCCTGAAGACAAGGGACGAGAAGTGGAAGGTATTTTGGTGTGATGCGGAGCAGAGGCTGGGAGAGATTTGGCGAGAGAGGGAATTTggcggaggaagattgGTTAGAGttgtggaaaaggaggaaaaaggaagggtGAAATGGTGGGAAGAGGTCATCGGAGCGATCCCATCAGCTTGGTCGGCGTAATCTATTTGGGATTCCGAGAAAAAATAGGGTCAGTGTAGGCTTAAGACAGTCATTCAAGCATTTTAGACATAGAGGCAAGAGTAGCATGTTGTATACAGATGCATAAACTATAGGTGAAGCCGACCTTTTAAACTTCCAAATGTTTTGGTTCTATTTGCCAATCCTCTGCCTGGCCACCTCGACCTGTCTAGCAATCATGCTTCTCGCGGGACCACCAATGGcgttcctcttctccacacTTGTCTCAAAGTCAAAGACCTCCATGACAGTCTCGTCAAACCTCTCGTCCAACTCCTTCCATTGTTCCATGGTCAAGTCGGAAATCTGGCAGTTGGTCTTCTCGGCGAGGGCGACCGAACGGCCAGAGATGTGGTGAGTCTCACGGAAGGGGACACCCTTGCGGACGAGGTAGTCGGCAATATCAGTGGCAAGCATGTCCATAGTAAGGGCAGCAGCCATCTTCTCAGGATTAATCTGTTTCATGGTCACATGAGCATTCCCAACAATCTAAATCCTTGTAATAGATATACTTACAGACATGGTAGCAAGCACACCTTCGGCAATCCTCAATGCGGCGGAGACGGTGTCAACTGCATCAAACAAGGGCTCCTTGTCTTCTTGCAAATCCTTGTTGTAGGTTGAGGGGACACCCTTGAGGGACATCATGAAACCAGCCATTTGACCGAATGTTCGACCGGCCTTGCCTCGGAGAAGTTCAAGGGAGTCAGGGTTCTTTTTCTGAGGCATGATAGAAGAGCCAGTGCTAATGTGGTGTGATATCAGCTAATGTCCATAAAGGTATAAGGACCAACCTACCTGTACGCATCACTGAGCTGGACAAACCCAAATTCGGCACTAGAGTAAATGATTAAGTCCTCGGCCATCCTACTCATGTGCACCTGAGTCAAACTGGCCCACTGCAACCACTCCACGATAAAGTCCCTATCGGCAACTGCGTGCATAGAGTTCTCTCCAATGCTCTCAAAATCGAGCTCTTGCCTTAACAGCTCCCTGTCAAGGGAATAAGGATTTCCAGCCAAAGCAGCAGAGCCGAGGGGAAGAACGGA includes these proteins:
- a CDS encoding hypothetical protein (HMMPfam hit to DUF619, Protein of unknown function (DUF619), score: 59.3, E(): 1.1e-14), giving the protein MLTGSSGKAFILSILQASPSARDSRSYLSSFAPPQPVDIATATPAATPSDGAQPPAQNPLVNALLNPILRRPALVKIQGPFTDAQLESICRGMAHLQKLGLVSVIVVDRDDLPSTESSDRYEAQRQRAIVRHEVERVVHFLSRHRAAARPVFSTVARIADPELEPEEAQKGVFVEEEGLDHVRRAVGEGEIPVLLPVALDSGCRSRRIPANRVLLALASAMSTHTSSPVDLTPRRLLVINREGGIPSYARQGLPHLYINLASEFSYINRTFQPQWNDSHPTALSNLFLANGCLAHMPREASALIVSHRSPAALIANLITNKPAHSASLPHALLVESEGRITRDTPTLIRKGLPVRVLRSMEEVDQDKLTHLLETSFKRTLDREGFYNRLKNDLDFVIVIGDYAGAAVCTLEGKPVSDSFAYPPNHPEPICYLDKFAVHPSHQGDGTVDFLWVALRDETYGLGQLDASNPSIGSLRGVGRGRDLVWRSRSDNPVNKWYYERSSGFLKTRDEKWKVFWCDAEQRLGEIWREREFGGGRLVRVVEKEEKGRVKWWEEVIGAIPSAWSA
- a CDS encoding hypothetical protein (Match to EST gb|CF185160.1|CF185160; HMMPfam hit to Lyase_1, Lyase, score: 447.2, E(): 1.8e-131) — encoded protein: MASEQDFTKRKLWGGRFTGSTDPLMHEFNQSLKYDKRMYAADVKGSIAFSKALLKAGILNEHEQQEIARGLKIVESEWAENKFVIQSDDEDIHTANERRLSEIIGKDIGGKLHTGRSRNDQVATDMRIWLMEETTRVEGYLKDLLNVMVSRAEKEVDAILPGYTHLQRAQPVRWSHFLLSHAQSFLSDLERLRQLYPRISVLPLGSAALAGNPYSLDRELLRQELDFESIGENSMHAVADRDFIVEWLQWASLTQVHMSRMAEDLIIYSSAEFGFVQLSDAYSTGSSIMPQKKNPDSLELLRGKAGRTFGQMAGFMMSLKGVPSTYNKDLQEDKEPLFDAVDTVSAALRIAEGVLATMSINPEKMAAALTMDMLATDIADYLVRKGVPFRETHHISGRSVALAEKTNCQISDLTMEQWKELDERFDETVMEVFDFETSVEKRNAIGGPARSMIARQVEVARQRIGK